Within Chlamydiota bacterium, the genomic segment CATGGCAAGAACTCCTCAAAATCATATGCGCTGGGATCAGTGGAGACGGGATCAAATTACAAAATTAGTGGCCGAGCTCCATCAAATTTTAAAGCAAAAATATCCATCCATTCAGCTTTCTGCGGCCGTATTACCCTGGCCCGAGAGGGCCTATTTTTCCTCTTATCAAGATTGGAGCACTTGGGTCGAAAAAGGAAAGATTGATTTTGTTGTTATTATGAATTATACGCTGGATTTACACCTTTCCTGGTTTCTTTCAAAAATGGCTCTGGGGGCTGGCCCTTATGGGACGGTTTGGATCGGTTTAGGTCCTTATCTGTTTGAAAGAGATGCTGTAGGATTTGAAAGGGAATGGCTTGAAACCCTGAATCTTTCTCCTCGAGGAATTGTTTTATTTTCCTATGAGGGTCTTCTAAAACAAAAAGAGGTTGTGAAAGTCATTTCAAAAAATAAATTATAAAAGATATTGTGATCTATGGGTCGTCCCCAATTTCCACATGAAGTTGTTCTTTTTGTAGGGCTTTTAACATCCGCGGGTCATCTTCTAAGCGCTGAACAAGTTTTAGAAAAAAAATGGGGGACAATTAAAAAAAGAAGTCCCGTTTTTCCATTTGATTACAGTGCGTATTATGAAGATGAATTGGGTCCTAAAATTATTCGATGCTTTTATGTTTTTGAACGCAAATTAGATCCTTTGATGATTCGGGATATTAAATTAGAATCAAATGCCCTTGAAGAGGAGGGGAGTGTTTCAGGGTTGAGACAGTGGAATATTGATCCAGGGTATATCGATCTTGACAAAATCGTTCTTGCAACAACAAAGCCGGCAACTTATCGTATTTACCTTGGAAAGGGAATTTATGCCCAGTCCACTTTATATTTCAAAGATAAAGCGTTTCATCCCTGGCCATGGACTTATCGAGATTATAAGGAGGAGATAGCGCTTAGTTTTTTTAAGGAAGCACGAGAGGAATTTAAGAAAGCGAAACTTGAAGTTAAGAGTCAAAAGCAAAGCTCGAAGCTGGAGGCTCGAGGCTCGAGGTAAAAACAACAGCCTGCTTGGCTTTTGCTTCCAGCTTCCAGCCTCCAGCTTCGAGCTTCTTTTAGAAAGGAAACCATGGCAACGATTAAACCATTTAAAGGGATTTATTATAATCCTAAGAAAATTAAAATTGAAAATGTCATTGCACAACCTTATGACAAAATTGATTCCAAGCTTTTTAAAGCTTATAAGGAACGAGACCCTCATAACGCTGTTCGTTTAATTCTCAAATCAGATCTTTCAAAGATGAGTAATTCCAAAATAGGTTATGAACCTCAAGCTCAGCTTCTTCAACAATGGCTTAAAGAAGAAATTTTTATCCAAGAACCGGAAGAGGCCTTTTATGCCTACGATCAGGAATTTAGAGTCTTTGGGGAGATTAAACATCGTCAAGCCTTGATTGGATTGGGAGGACTCGAAGAATACGGAAAAGGAATTGTTTTTCCTCATGAAGAAACATTGTCTAAGCCAAAAGCCGACCGGTTGAATCATTTAACGGCAACACAAACACAATTTGGACTTATTTTCATGCTTTATGAAGATAAAAATTATCTCATATCAAAAGAACTCCACATCGATACGTCCACAAAAATGCTTTTTGATTTTGTTGATAAAGATGATGGCGTTCGTCACCAACTTTGGTCCGTGAAGGATCAAGTGCTCACTCAAAAAATTACCGAACAAATGAAGGATAAAAAATTACTGATTGCGGATGGACATCACCGCTATGAAACCGCTTTGACTTATCGCAATCAAATGAGAGAGCGCTTTGGAAGCCTTCCTTTTTCAAAGCCGTATGATTATGCCATGATGGCTTTTGTTAATTTATATGACGAAGGATTAGTCATACTTCCTACACACCGACTGATTCGCAAGGTGTCTGAAGAAGCCAAAACCCAGCTTTGGAGTGTTCTTAAAGCTCATTTTAAAATAGATCGTTTTAAATTACCTAAAACATCCCAAAGCAAATTTATCCATGAAAAAATGACCCCAGGTCATTCCTTCAAACATGTCATCGGTCTTTGCGAAAATTTAGATGAGTTGGTCCTTCTTCACTATGAAGCGACTGTGCTTCCTCAAAACGAAATTAATGAAAAACATACGGAGGCCTGGCGCAGACTGGATGTTGTTCTCTTGCATTACCTGATCCTTGAAAAAGGACTGGGGATTGAAGAAGAGATGGTTAAGCAAGAAGAGAATCTATTTTATTGTCGAGGAATTGACGAGGCCCTTGAAAGTTTAAAGCTTTCAAAAGCCGAAATGGTCTTCTTCCTTAATCCGACTCAAAGCGAAAGCGTTCGTGATGTTGCTTTTGGAGGAGAACGAATGCCCCAAAAATCTACTGATTTTTATCCCAAGCTGATGACGGGGCTTACACTAAATCGAATGGAATTTTAGATCGGTTTGTGGTAGCATTCTCTTTGTTTTCAGTATCAACACTTGTCTATTCAAGTGGATAAAAATAAGTGGTAGATTTAAAATGCAAAAATCAAAATGCAAAATGACATGCTAAAATTCAAGATTTCTAATGCTAGTGCAGGGGAAACATTTTAAGTTTTACATTGTCCGACAAGATTTTTGATGTTTGATTTTTGGATTTTCGTTGTTACACACGCATTGGCAAAACGGGGGGGGAAGCAATGAAGTGTTATTTGATTTCTTTGTTTGTGGGTGGATATTTGCTCTTCGGGGGTTCATCTTCGTTAGTTTTTAGCGATTTAGAAGTCCGTATTCCATTTTCTATTGAAAAAGTAACGCAAAGAGATTCTGCTTCCTATGATCAAGGACGCCCTTCCACACCCTTAGGTTATCAGTTTAATTATTTCGATAAATTTTATTCTCCCCCTCAACTTTCTTCAAATCATCAAGGAGAGATTTTTATTGTTG encodes:
- a CDS encoding DUF1015 domain-containing protein, whose protein sequence is MATIKPFKGIYYNPKKIKIENVIAQPYDKIDSKLFKAYKERDPHNAVRLILKSDLSKMSNSKIGYEPQAQLLQQWLKEEIFIQEPEEAFYAYDQEFRVFGEIKHRQALIGLGGLEEYGKGIVFPHEETLSKPKADRLNHLTATQTQFGLIFMLYEDKNYLISKELHIDTSTKMLFDFVDKDDGVRHQLWSVKDQVLTQKITEQMKDKKLLIADGHHRYETALTYRNQMRERFGSLPFSKPYDYAMMAFVNLYDEGLVILPTHRLIRKVSEEAKTQLWSVLKAHFKIDRFKLPKTSQSKFIHEKMTPGHSFKHVIGLCENLDELVLLHYEATVLPQNEINEKHTEAWRRLDVVLLHYLILEKGLGIEEEMVKQEENLFYCRGIDEALESLKLSKAEMVFFLNPTQSESVRDVAFGGERMPQKSTDFYPKLMTGLTLNRMEF
- a CDS encoding DUF4416 family protein: MGRPQFPHEVVLFVGLLTSAGHLLSAEQVLEKKWGTIKKRSPVFPFDYSAYYEDELGPKIIRCFYVFERKLDPLMIRDIKLESNALEEEGSVSGLRQWNIDPGYIDLDKIVLATTKPATYRIYLGKGIYAQSTLYFKDKAFHPWPWTYRDYKEEIALSFFKEAREEFKKAKLEVKSQKQSSKLEARGSR